The nucleotide sequence CTAAATATGTGTTTGGGTTCAATAATTTTCTTGCAGGTGTTTTAGAGGGCTTAATATTTATGGCAACACTCATTTCAACCTCACTTATTAATCCAGTTTTATCACCTTCCTCTAGAAGGAAAGTATTTATTTCATGTAATTTCTTAATATCTGTCCTTCTAATAGGATTCTACCTATCTACTCCTTTAACAGTATGGATTTTTACCGCTATTGCCGGAGTCGCTTACGGTTTAATAATGCCTAACCTAGTAACCTCAGCATCTTTAGTAGAAAACAAAAGACTAGCGGAGAGGTTATTATCACTATATTCCACGAGTTTGAGCATTAGTCTCATAATTGGTCCACTATTAGAAAGTTACGTTCTTTCGATTTTCAGCTATAAGTCAGTCTTTCTAGCTTTTCTTCCATTTTCTATTTTGTCCTTTGTCCTATCATGGCTAATAAAATTCCCTGATGCAAAAAGAGAAATTCATGGGATGTCTGCTCTGCGAAATAAGGGATTTATTTCATCTATACTATCTATTACAACATATAATATCCCGTTTGCAGCTTTCACTACATTTATAACCATTTACGGAATAGACGAGTTAGGGCTTCCTAAGAACTTGGCTTACTTCTCATATATACCCTTCTTTATAACATCATTTTTGACCAGACTCTTCATGACAATTAGACCTTTTAGATCACTTCGATATCCTTTACTTATTTCAGTTGTAATAACCATTTTAGGAATAATAGGAGTTGTATTTTCTCCGAATTTAGCTCTTTACCTAATCTTTATGGCTCTTCTGGGTATACCTCACGGATCAGTTTTTCCTATATCCACGATAATAATAGCTAGAGCGACTTCCAGTGAAGAGAGGAACGCAGTCAACTCATACTTCTTAGCCTATAATAACATTTTGTTTTTCATAGTTCCAATAGTAGTTGGTGCTTTATCTCAGTTTATAGGTCTAGGCTATGCTTTTGTTGCACTGATAATTCCGGTTATAATTACTGCTACAGTATTCTTCTTGAAATACTGGAATGATAGTGTTTTATCTAGGTAGAGTGACCTGATGTAAGTATTCCTGTTAGGTTCTTAGTTCTTCCTCATTTTACCTTACTGGAAAAGATATCAGTAGTTAGTAGAATATTTTATTTGAGGAT is from Sulfolobus acidocaldarius DSM 639 and encodes:
- a CDS encoding MFS transporter, whose translation is MSGKRSFLYIALTLSLIAIANRSTNNMVTTTLAPLTKYVFGFNNFLAGVLEGLIFMATLISTSLINPVLSPSSRRKVFISCNFLISVLLIGFYLSTPLTVWIFTAIAGVAYGLIMPNLVTSASLVENKRLAERLLSLYSTSLSISLIIGPLLESYVLSIFSYKSVFLAFLPFSILSFVLSWLIKFPDAKREIHGMSALRNKGFISSILSITTYNIPFAAFTTFITIYGIDELGLPKNLAYFSYIPFFITSFLTRLFMTIRPFRSLRYPLLISVVITILGIIGVVFSPNLALYLIFMALLGIPHGSVFPISTIIIARATSSEERNAVNSYFLAYNNILFFIVPIVVGALSQFIGLGYAFVALIIPVIITATVFFLKYWNDSVLSR